In the Caballeronia sp. LZ062 genome, one interval contains:
- the ppa gene encoding inorganic diphosphatase: MSFNNVPPGRDLPQDFNVIIEIPAQSDPVKYEADKDMGLLVVDRFIGTGMRYPANYGFIPQTLSGDGDPVDVLVITPYPLLAGSVVRARALGMLQMTDESGVDAKLVAVPHDKVCPMTANLKSVDDVPEFLKDQIKHFFEQYKALEKGKWVKVEGWAGIEAAHKEITEGIANYKK, from the coding sequence ATGAGCTTCAACAACGTACCTCCCGGCCGTGATCTCCCGCAGGATTTCAACGTCATCATCGAAATTCCCGCGCAAAGCGATCCGGTCAAATACGAAGCGGACAAGGACATGGGCCTGCTCGTCGTCGATCGTTTCATCGGCACCGGCATGCGCTATCCGGCCAACTACGGCTTCATTCCGCAGACGCTGTCGGGCGACGGCGATCCGGTCGACGTGCTCGTCATCACGCCGTATCCGCTGCTCGCGGGTTCGGTGGTGCGCGCACGCGCGCTCGGCATGTTGCAGATGACGGACGAATCGGGCGTGGACGCGAAGCTCGTCGCCGTGCCGCACGACAAGGTCTGCCCGATGACGGCAAACCTCAAGTCCGTGGACGACGTGCCCGAATTCCTGAAGGATCAGATCAAGCACTTCTTCGAGCAATACAAGGCGCTCGAAAAGGGCAAGTGGGTGAAGGTGGAAGGCTGGGCGGGCATCGAAGCCGCGCACAAGGAAATCACCGAAGGCATCGCGAATTACAAGAAGTAA
- a CDS encoding GIY-YIG nuclease family protein, with protein MPWFLYLIECDDGSLYTGIATDVEARFTAHASGKGARYTRAKKPLRVVASFEVAGRSEASRAEYWVKRLPVQQKRALVAGERTLESVLPRAEPESAENG; from the coding sequence ATGCCGTGGTTTCTCTATCTGATCGAATGCGACGACGGCAGTCTCTACACCGGCATCGCGACGGATGTCGAAGCGCGCTTCACCGCGCACGCGAGCGGCAAGGGCGCCCGCTATACGCGGGCGAAGAAGCCGCTGCGCGTGGTGGCATCGTTCGAGGTGGCGGGAAGATCGGAGGCGTCGCGCGCCGAGTACTGGGTCAAGCGCCTGCCGGTGCAGCAGAAGCGCGCGTTGGTCGCGGGCGAGCGCACGTTGGAATCGGTCCTGCCGCGCGCAGAACCGGAGAGCGCGGAAAACGGCTGA
- a CDS encoding GNAT family N-acetyltransferase, which produces MNREIEIHVVDTLDDIPADDWNRLAGDNPFVRHGFLSALQETQCAAKRTGWRAHHLILERGGQFAGAMPLYLKSHSRGEYVFDHAWADAFERHGLRYYPKALSAVPFSPVTGPRLIAAEHEDRVLLARGAIELTRRLDISSLHVLFPHAQDIEALTDAGYMLREGVQFHWENLPGDGYADFDAFLATMSHDKRKKVKQDRRRVMEAGVTYTWLRGEQIDARALDFFYDCYENTYREHWNAPYLSRDFFGRIHANAPDSMLLVIAEADGQRLACALNMIGGDVMYGRYWGTREFVSGLHFETCYMQGIAYCVEHRLARFEGGAQGVHKMSRGLLPTPTWSAHWIADERFREAIAEFLDAETEAMDQHIEELEAHTPFRKKG; this is translated from the coding sequence TTGAATCGCGAGATCGAAATTCATGTCGTCGATACGCTCGACGACATTCCGGCCGACGACTGGAACCGGCTCGCCGGCGACAATCCGTTCGTGCGGCACGGCTTTTTGTCCGCGTTGCAAGAGACGCAATGCGCGGCGAAGCGCACCGGCTGGCGCGCGCATCATCTGATTCTGGAGCGCGGCGGGCAGTTCGCGGGCGCGATGCCGCTTTATCTCAAGTCGCATTCGCGCGGCGAATACGTGTTCGATCACGCCTGGGCCGACGCCTTCGAGCGTCACGGCCTGCGCTATTACCCGAAGGCGCTTTCAGCAGTGCCGTTCTCGCCTGTGACGGGGCCGCGGCTCATTGCCGCCGAGCACGAGGACCGCGTGTTGCTGGCGCGCGGCGCAATCGAGTTGACGCGGCGGCTCGACATCTCGTCGCTGCACGTTTTGTTTCCGCACGCGCAGGACATCGAGGCGCTCACGGACGCTGGCTACATGCTGCGCGAGGGCGTGCAGTTCCACTGGGAGAACCTTCCCGGCGACGGTTATGCGGACTTCGACGCGTTCCTCGCGACGATGAGCCACGACAAGCGCAAGAAGGTCAAGCAGGATCGCCGCCGCGTGATGGAGGCGGGCGTCACCTACACGTGGCTGCGCGGCGAGCAAATCGACGCGCGCGCGCTCGACTTCTTCTACGACTGCTACGAAAACACGTACCGCGAGCACTGGAACGCGCCGTATCTGTCGCGCGATTTCTTCGGCCGCATTCATGCGAATGCGCCCGACAGCATGCTGCTCGTGATCGCCGAAGCGGACGGCCAGCGGCTCGCGTGCGCGCTCAACATGATCGGCGGCGACGTCATGTATGGCCGCTACTGGGGCACGCGCGAGTTCGTTTCAGGGCTGCACTTCGAGACGTGCTACATGCAGGGCATCGCGTATTGCGTCGAGCACCGGCTCGCGCGCTTCGAAGGCGGCGCGCAGGGCGTGCACAAGATGTCGCGCGGGCTGTTGCCGACGCCGACGTGGTCCGCGCACTGGATCGCGGACGAGCGGTTCCGGGAAGCCATCGCCGAGTTCCTCGACGCCGAAACCGAAGCGATGGATCAGCATATCGAAGAACTGGAAGCGCATACGCCGTTCCGGAAAAAGGGTTAG
- a CDS encoding NAD(+) synthase yields the protein MSTNFFNLYSHDFARVAVAIPNCKVADPAFNAAGTIELAKQAAARGAVLVAFPELGLSAYSCDDLFHQRALLDACKDALQSIVDASKSLKIALIVGMPLHIEHKLFNCAVVIADGVIRGVVPKSYLPNYGEFYEARQFSPADAATTHTVTLCGQEAPFGASLLFQIRNLPLFRFHVEICEDVWVPIPPSSFAALAGATVLVNLSASNIVVGKSAYRHQLVGQQSARCIAAYLYTSAGEGESTTDLAWDGQGLIYENGEMLAESERFSGESHIIFADVDLERLSRERMRQTTFGRSTQRHADEVAQFRVVEFDLPAPVDDTLPLERRVQRFPYVPADAARRDARCNEVYNIQVQALLQRLRSSGISKVVIGVSGGLDSTHALLVCAKAMDRLGLPRSNILAYTMPGFATSERTLRQARELMDVIGCTAEEIDIRPSCTQMLADIGHPHSEDNQQYDITYENVQAGERTSHLFRLANFHNAIVVGTGDLSELALGWCTYGVGDHMSHYNVNASVPKTLITHLVRWVAESGQIGDAGSDVLENVLATDISPELIPGKASGALEQKTESVIGPYELQDFNLYYTVRFGFAPSKVAFLAFTAWRDREAGAWPEGPNVARNQYGLADIRKNLRIFLDRFFRTSQFKRSCIPNAPKVGSGGSLSPRGDWRAPSDSQATVWLNDLERVPESE from the coding sequence ATGAGCACGAACTTCTTCAATCTATACAGTCACGACTTTGCGCGCGTCGCGGTCGCGATTCCCAACTGCAAGGTCGCCGATCCCGCCTTCAACGCGGCGGGGACCATCGAACTCGCGAAGCAGGCGGCGGCGCGCGGCGCGGTGCTCGTCGCGTTTCCGGAACTGGGGTTGTCCGCGTATAGCTGCGACGATCTCTTTCATCAGCGCGCCTTGCTCGACGCCTGCAAAGACGCGCTGCAAAGCATCGTCGATGCATCGAAGTCGCTCAAGATCGCGCTGATCGTCGGCATGCCGCTGCACATCGAGCACAAGCTCTTCAATTGCGCGGTCGTGATCGCGGACGGCGTCATTCGCGGCGTCGTGCCGAAAAGCTATCTGCCGAACTACGGCGAGTTCTACGAAGCGCGGCAGTTCAGTCCAGCCGATGCCGCGACCACGCATACCGTCACGCTCTGCGGACAGGAAGCGCCGTTCGGCGCGTCGCTGCTGTTTCAGATCAGGAATCTGCCGCTTTTCCGCTTCCACGTCGAAATCTGCGAGGACGTGTGGGTGCCCATTCCGCCGTCGTCGTTCGCGGCGCTCGCGGGGGCAACGGTGCTCGTCAATCTCTCGGCGTCAAATATCGTCGTGGGCAAGTCGGCGTATCGGCATCAGCTTGTCGGGCAGCAGTCGGCGCGGTGTATCGCCGCCTATCTGTACACATCGGCGGGCGAGGGCGAATCGACCACGGATCTCGCGTGGGACGGTCAGGGCCTCATCTACGAAAACGGTGAGATGCTCGCGGAATCCGAGCGGTTCTCGGGCGAGTCGCACATTATCTTCGCCGACGTCGATCTCGAGCGGCTGTCGCGCGAGCGCATGCGGCAAACCACGTTCGGGCGATCGACGCAGCGGCATGCCGACGAAGTCGCGCAGTTCCGCGTCGTCGAATTCGATTTGCCCGCGCCCGTTGACGACACCTTGCCGCTTGAACGGCGCGTGCAGCGTTTCCCCTATGTGCCGGCGGATGCCGCCCGCCGCGACGCGCGATGCAACGAGGTCTACAACATCCAGGTGCAGGCGCTGCTGCAACGGCTGCGCTCGTCGGGCATCTCGAAGGTCGTTATCGGCGTATCCGGCGGGCTCGACTCGACGCATGCACTGCTCGTGTGCGCGAAAGCAATGGACCGCCTCGGCTTGCCGCGCTCTAACATCCTCGCCTACACGATGCCCGGCTTCGCGACGAGCGAGCGCACGCTCAGGCAAGCGCGCGAGTTGATGGACGTGATCGGCTGCACGGCGGAAGAAATCGACATTCGTCCGAGCTGCACGCAGATGCTCGCCGATATCGGCCATCCGCACAGCGAGGACAACCAGCAGTACGACATCACCTACGAGAACGTGCAGGCCGGGGAACGCACGAGCCATCTCTTCAGGCTCGCGAATTTTCATAACGCGATCGTCGTCGGAACGGGCGATCTCAGCGAACTTGCGCTCGGATGGTGCACCTACGGCGTCGGCGATCACATGTCGCACTACAACGTGAACGCGAGCGTGCCGAAGACGCTCATCACGCATCTGGTGCGGTGGGTCGCGGAGTCGGGACAGATCGGCGATGCGGGCAGCGACGTGCTCGAAAACGTCCTCGCTACCGATATCAGCCCCGAGCTGATTCCCGGCAAGGCGAGCGGCGCGCTCGAACAGAAGACGGAGAGCGTGATCGGCCCGTACGAGTTGCAGGACTTCAATTTGTACTACACGGTTCGCTTCGGTTTCGCGCCGTCGAAGGTCGCGTTTCTCGCGTTCACGGCTTGGCGCGACCGCGAGGCGGGCGCGTGGCCGGAAGGTCCGAACGTCGCGCGCAATCAGTACGGCCTCGCGGACATCCGCAAGAATCTGCGCATCTTCCTCGACCGGTTTTTCCGCACGAGCCAGTTCAAGCGTTCGTGCATACCGAATGCACCGAAGGTGGGCTCGGGCGGCTCGCTTTCACCGCGCGGCGACTGGCGCGCGCCGAGCGATTCGCAGGCGACGGTGTGGCTCAACGATCTCGAACGCGTTCCGGAGAGCGAGTGA
- the glnK gene encoding P-II family nitrogen regulator — protein MKRITAIIKPFKLDEVREALAEVGLTGLTVTEVKGFGRQKGHTELYRGAEYVVDFLPKVKIEVVVANDQTDQVIDAIIGAARTGKIGDGKIFVADVERVIRIRTGEENEAAV, from the coding sequence ATGAAACGCATCACCGCCATCATCAAACCGTTCAAGCTCGACGAAGTTCGCGAGGCGCTCGCCGAAGTCGGTCTGACGGGCTTGACGGTCACGGAAGTCAAGGGCTTCGGACGCCAGAAAGGGCACACCGAGCTCTATCGTGGTGCAGAGTACGTGGTCGATTTCCTGCCGAAGGTGAAGATCGAGGTCGTCGTCGCCAACGATCAGACCGATCAAGTCATCGACGCGATCATCGGCGCGGCGCGTACCGGCAAAATCGGCGACGGCAAGATCTTCGTGGCCGACGTCGAGCGCGTAATCCGCATCCGCACCGGCGAGGAGAACGAAGCGGCGGTCTGA
- a CDS encoding cation:proton antiporter — MHHAIGFIQDLAVIMAIAGVVTVLFHRMRQPVVLGYIVAGVIIGPYTPPFQLINDEATIQTLGELGVVFLMFSLGLEFSLRKLFRVGATAFVAALSEIVLMMWIGYEIGRWFGWSAMDSLFLGAMLAISSTTIIVKALSELGLKGEGFAQLVFGILIVEDILAIAMLVLLSGIAQTGAVSAGMAAVTLGKLLLFMTVSLVVGIVIVPRALDYVARSKSDEMLLVTVLGFCFGFCLLVVKLDYSIALGAFLIGAIMAESKHLARIEHLIAPVRDMFSAIFFVTIGLLLNPSVLVDYAWPIAVITVAVVLGKIVSCGLGSFLAGKDGRTAMRVGMSVAQIGEFSFIIASLGLSLKVTSGFLYPIAVAVSALTTLFTPYLMRAADPLTLRLARAMPAPLAHTFGAYSQWLASLAPASEGATLFAMTRRIVLQIAVNLALVAAIFLGASYAAPFVSSHLARWLDTDNAQRVVLWSAALVIALPFLVAVYRKLESLALLLAEVSVQPAKAGRFTHAIRSAVSGLIPIVAMFGVFLLVAALSGGILPPFGLMLGVLLCVALLLTVLWRWCVKIHATLQIALRETLQEPRDH; from the coding sequence ATGCACCACGCGATCGGCTTCATTCAGGATCTCGCCGTCATCATGGCGATCGCGGGCGTCGTGACGGTGCTGTTTCATCGCATGCGGCAGCCGGTCGTGCTGGGCTATATCGTGGCGGGCGTCATCATCGGGCCGTACACACCGCCGTTTCAACTCATCAACGACGAAGCCACTATTCAGACGCTCGGCGAACTGGGCGTCGTGTTCCTGATGTTTTCGCTCGGGCTCGAATTCAGCCTGCGCAAGCTCTTTCGCGTCGGCGCAACGGCGTTCGTCGCGGCGCTGTCCGAGATCGTGCTGATGATGTGGATCGGCTACGAAATCGGCCGGTGGTTCGGCTGGAGCGCGATGGACTCGCTCTTTCTCGGCGCGATGCTCGCGATCTCGTCGACCACGATCATCGTGAAGGCGCTCTCGGAACTCGGGCTGAAAGGCGAGGGCTTCGCGCAGCTCGTGTTCGGCATTCTGATCGTCGAGGATATTCTCGCCATCGCGATGCTCGTGCTGCTGTCCGGCATCGCACAGACGGGCGCGGTGAGCGCGGGCATGGCGGCCGTCACGCTCGGCAAGCTGCTGCTCTTCATGACGGTATCGCTCGTGGTCGGCATCGTGATCGTGCCGCGCGCGCTCGATTACGTGGCGCGTTCGAAAAGCGACGAGATGCTGCTCGTCACCGTGCTGGGCTTCTGCTTCGGCTTCTGTCTGCTGGTCGTCAAACTCGATTATTCGATCGCGCTCGGCGCGTTTCTGATCGGCGCGATCATGGCCGAATCGAAGCATCTCGCGCGCATCGAGCATCTGATCGCGCCAGTGCGCGACATGTTCTCCGCGATCTTTTTCGTGACCATCGGGCTCTTGCTCAATCCGTCGGTGCTGGTCGATTACGCATGGCCGATCGCCGTCATCACCGTGGCGGTCGTGCTCGGCAAGATCGTGTCTTGCGGGCTCGGCAGCTTTCTCGCGGGCAAGGACGGACGCACGGCGATGCGCGTCGGCATGAGCGTCGCGCAGATCGGCGAGTTCTCGTTCATCATCGCGTCGCTCGGGTTGTCGCTGAAGGTGACGAGCGGCTTTCTCTATCCGATCGCGGTGGCCGTTTCCGCGCTCACGACGCTCTTCACGCCGTATCTGATGCGCGCCGCCGATCCGCTCACGCTGCGCCTCGCCCGCGCAATGCCCGCGCCGCTCGCGCACACGTTCGGCGCCTATTCACAATGGCTCGCGAGCCTCGCGCCCGCGTCCGAAGGCGCGACGCTCTTCGCGATGACAAGGCGCATCGTGCTTCAGATCGCCGTGAATCTCGCGCTCGTCGCCGCGATCTTTCTTGGTGCATCGTATGCGGCGCCGTTCGTGTCGAGCCATCTCGCGCGCTGGCTCGACACGGACAATGCGCAACGCGTCGTGCTGTGGAGCGCGGCGCTCGTCATCGCGTTGCCGTTTCTGGTCGCGGTGTATCGCAAGCTGGAATCGCTCGCGCTGCTGCTCGCGGAAGTGAGCGTGCAGCCGGCGAAGGCCGGGCGCTTCACGCACGCCATCCGCTCGGCCGTCTCGGGTCTGATTCCGATCGTCGCGATGTTCGGCGTCTTTCTGCTCGTCGCTGCGCTGTCGGGCGGCATTCTCCCGCCATTCGGCTTGATGCTCGGCGTGCTGCTGTGTGTGGCGCTCCTCTTGACCGTGTTGTGGCGCTGGTGCGTGAAGATTCACGCGACTCTGCAGATCGCGCTGCGCGAGACGCTGCAGGAGCCGCGCGATCACTGA
- a CDS encoding type 1 glutamine amidotransferase, which produces MSENNTSNDSGITGNNETPGTTAGSRGADASAAAKASERASTDAPSSASTVEPVDRNAARREEARQTARDARAHIASATAAQEAAARAGSPASAARVERVDAKTSLAQNLEAATEAEAQSTQAEAALEAEAALEAEAEVQAEAALSRPAAGLPPEFTAAPDFGKFNPPPIPPQSAAETTAAQPAYLKQSDSAWSVFGRIVAARARQIFDRAGQRITQRTLRIGVSARIFHPEPGAKGLRGKTLQYLEESIAHWVMSRDVLVFMIPTVGHQGMLHPSNIRLRDYAKHLDGLLLQGGADVSPQSYEEVTTRPEWPGDRVRDMYELELLHEFVESGKPVLGVCRGCQLINVAFGGTLYGDIATDVPTAGVHVNEHYDQHRHSIRFPDGSSLVNMFPNQREAIVNSIHHQAVRTLGRDLNIEAVSSSDGIIEAVRYRKAPFVVGVQWHPEFHRAGGDELLDCTPLLDTFLRVARETRF; this is translated from the coding sequence ATGAGCGAAAACAACACGTCCAACGACTCGGGCATCACCGGAAACAACGAAACGCCCGGCACGACGGCGGGGTCGCGAGGCGCGGACGCATCCGCCGCCGCGAAGGCGAGCGAGCGCGCGTCGACGGATGCGCCCTCGAGCGCGTCCACCGTCGAACCCGTGGACCGCAACGCGGCGCGGCGGGAAGAAGCGCGCCAGACGGCCCGCGATGCGCGTGCGCACATCGCGAGCGCAACCGCCGCGCAAGAAGCCGCGGCGCGCGCGGGAAGTCCGGCGAGTGCGGCACGCGTCGAACGTGTCGATGCCAAGACGAGCCTCGCGCAGAATCTCGAAGCCGCGACCGAAGCGGAAGCGCAAAGCACGCAGGCCGAAGCCGCGCTGGAAGCCGAAGCGGCATTAGAGGCCGAGGCGGAAGTCCAGGCGGAAGCCGCGCTTTCGCGGCCTGCCGCCGGTCTGCCGCCCGAGTTCACTGCCGCGCCCGATTTCGGCAAGTTCAATCCGCCGCCCATTCCGCCGCAATCCGCCGCTGAGACCACCGCTGCGCAGCCCGCCTATCTGAAACAGTCCGATTCGGCGTGGTCGGTGTTCGGCCGTATCGTCGCGGCGCGGGCGCGGCAAATCTTCGACCGGGCCGGGCAGCGCATCACACAACGCACGCTGCGCATCGGCGTCTCGGCGCGCATCTTCCATCCGGAACCGGGCGCGAAGGGTCTGCGCGGCAAGACGCTGCAGTATCTGGAGGAATCCATCGCGCACTGGGTCATGTCCCGCGACGTGCTCGTGTTCATGATCCCGACCGTCGGCCATCAAGGGATGCTGCATCCGAGCAATATCCGTCTGCGCGACTACGCGAAGCATCTCGACGGCCTCTTGCTGCAAGGCGGCGCGGACGTCTCGCCGCAGTCGTACGAAGAAGTGACGACGCGCCCCGAATGGCCCGGCGACCGGGTGCGGGACATGTACGAGCTCGAACTGCTGCACGAGTTTGTCGAATCGGGCAAGCCGGTGCTCGGCGTCTGCCGCGGCTGTCAGCTGATCAACGTCGCGTTCGGCGGCACGCTCTATGGCGATATCGCCACCGATGTGCCGACCGCGGGCGTTCACGTCAACGAGCATTACGACCAGCATCGCCACTCGATCCGCTTTCCGGACGGCTCGTCGCTCGTCAACATGTTCCCGAATCAGCGCGAAGCAATCGTGAATTCGATCCACCATCAGGCGGTGAGGACGCTCGGCCGCGATCTGAACATCGAAGCGGTGTCGTCGTCGGACGGCATCATCGAGGCGGTGCGGTATCGCAAGGCGCCGTTCGTGGTCGGCGTTCAGTGGCACCCGGAGTTTCATCGCGCGGGCGGCGACGAACTGCTCGATTGCACGCCGCTTCTGGATACGTTCTTGCGCGTGGCGCGCGAAACCCGCTTCTAA
- a CDS encoding DUF2968 domain-containing protein: MKHSRLISIATLAVVLSAIGGFGNTIAAPVAQSAQALPAEDLSNVKADGSAPTAGNLAELQDLVQAGSVTELRSTRNASYGAKLYFLPKDMVYYVALQQETQLWRVVKTQDENRAEALYAQFARKSFELADGEIRRTRLQAQTALLDRVIAVSSNRASRLSADLALAQQQDSQVSERQQKLQAESAALQGDKLEAERKLRALQQQVDQLQRATEAGLTPATATPAR, encoded by the coding sequence ATGAAGCACTCACGCCTTATCTCAATCGCGACGCTCGCCGTCGTCTTGTCCGCTATCGGCGGTTTCGGCAACACGATCGCCGCACCCGTCGCGCAGTCCGCGCAAGCCTTGCCCGCAGAAGACTTGTCGAACGTGAAAGCGGACGGCTCCGCGCCGACCGCCGGCAATCTGGCCGAATTGCAGGATCTCGTGCAGGCGGGCAGCGTCACCGAACTGCGTTCCACGCGCAACGCGAGCTACGGCGCGAAGCTCTATTTCTTGCCGAAGGACATGGTCTACTACGTCGCGCTTCAGCAGGAAACGCAGTTGTGGCGCGTGGTCAAGACGCAGGACGAAAACCGCGCCGAGGCGCTTTACGCCCAATTCGCGCGCAAGAGCTTCGAACTTGCGGACGGCGAAATCCGCCGCACGCGGCTGCAGGCGCAGACGGCGCTTCTGGACCGCGTGATCGCGGTGTCGTCGAACCGGGCGAGCCGCCTGTCCGCTGACCTCGCGCTCGCGCAACAGCAGGACTCGCAGGTGTCCGAGCGTCAGCAGAAGCTCCAGGCGGAGTCGGCTGCGCTGCAAGGCGACAAGCTCGAAGCGGAACGCAAGCTGCGCGCATTGCAGCAGCAGGTCGATCAGTTGCAGCGCGCCACGGAGGCCGGTCTGACACCGGCAACCGCGACGCCCGCGCGCTAA
- a CDS encoding GNAT family N-acetyltransferase has product MPTLSDLVLREAQAGDTALIASMHARSWASAYRGILPDAFIDQEMPNERAAHWHARMTEIAAGAGCVLIAEAGGQPVGFVCVAAPDETGGALIDNLHALPAFRGCGAGSAMLHAAAEWARARGARHLYLSVLEANTAAIGFYESRGWTLSGREADRLGGVDVVSLRYVHALT; this is encoded by the coding sequence ATGCCTACATTATCTGACTTGGTACTGCGCGAAGCGCAAGCCGGCGACACAGCGCTTATTGCGTCGATGCACGCCCGAAGCTGGGCTTCGGCGTATCGCGGCATTCTGCCGGACGCGTTCATCGATCAAGAAATGCCCAATGAACGCGCCGCACATTGGCACGCGCGGATGACCGAGATCGCGGCAGGCGCGGGCTGCGTGCTCATCGCGGAGGCGGGCGGCCAGCCGGTCGGCTTTGTCTGTGTCGCCGCGCCGGACGAGACCGGCGGCGCGCTGATCGACAACCTGCACGCGCTGCCGGCGTTTCGCGGCTGCGGCGCGGGCAGCGCCATGCTCCATGCCGCCGCCGAGTGGGCGCGAGCGCGCGGTGCGCGTCATCTGTATCTGTCCGTGCTCGAAGCGAACACGGCGGCGATCGGCTTCTATGAATCGCGCGGCTGGACGCTCTCCGGCCGCGAAGCGGATCGGCTGGGCGGCGTCGATGTCGTCTCTCTTCGCTACGTTCACGCACTTACTTGA